The Leptospira paudalimensis region ATAGTTTTTTACCCAATGCCTTACCCGCCTCATGATGGTTTGGTGTCATGATATGAATGTTTTTGTATAAGAAAAAATGACTAACTTGCGGATCTACAGTCACAATTTTATTTTCTGCATTACAAAGAGAAATCACAGATTGGATCAAAGAAGGTGTTAAGTAACCCTTATCGTAATCTGAGAGGATCACAGCAGAAGCCTCTTTGATTTTATCTTTTAATCGCTCTAGAATTTGTTTTTCTTCTTCATTTGTAAGTGGGACAATTTCTTCTCTGTCCACACGGCAAACTTGTTGGTGGGAGGCAATGATTCTCGTTTTTAGAATCGTAGGAATTTGTTTGGATTTTAGTAAGGCTAAGTCTTCCTTTGCTACTGAATTCGAAAGTAAAATTGATTCTAAATTTTCACCTGCTTTGTCTTCCCCGATCCTTCCAAAAACAATCCCTCTGACTCCAATGGATGATAAGTTTTGAACAACATTTCCAGATCCACCTAAAGTTTGTTTTTCGCTTCTAACCCAAACAACGGGAACAGGCGCTTCGGGAGAGATTCTTTCCACTGATCCAATTAAGTATTCATCTAAAATCAAATCTCCTATGACGAGAACTTTGATTTGGGAAAGTTTGGCAAAGGTTTGGTGTAGCAAAGATTTTTTGATTTTCAACAAAGCCGAATCCTTGAATTGGTTTACAACTAAACATGGAATCTAAAACCTTTCTCTGTGTCAACCTTCCCCTTACCTCTATTTCCCTTACCAGATGTATTTCTGTTTCCTGGGATGTTTTTACCCTTACATATCTTTGAGCCAAGGTATAGAAAGTTACTGGATTTTTGTTTAGAAAATGGAGGAGAAATGGGAATGGCACCTTATCCGAAAGGGTATTTGGGAAATGGATTACCTCCCATTCCTGAGGTTGTAGGGTTTGGACATATCATCCAAAAGGAATCTTTGCCTGATGGAAGATCCAATATTATTTTAGAGGGATTAGGAACGGCAGAGATTATCAGTTTAACTTCCACCGAACCATTTTATATCGCACAAGTATCCAAACGAGAACACCAACGGAATAAAAATGTCTCCGAAGAACTAAAAGAAAAAATAGAAGAATTGTTAGTGCTCACCAAACGAATCTTACTTGCTGAAGGTGCTGAGGAAGACCTAATTTTAAAAATGAACCAAATTTTAGTTCACCCATTTCCTGTGGATTTTATTGCTTCACTGATTTATTTTGATTTTAAAACAAAACAAACCATTCTGGAAACAACCAATTTAGACACTAAGGCAAATTTACTAAAACAAGTGTTAATGGGTCTTAATTTGGGAGAATAACTGTTTTATTTTTTAACTCTGCCACCAAAAACAAAAAGGATGGAAATTCTGAAATATTTTCTCGGTAAAATACTCTTGGATTTGTTTCTTTTGCGTTTAGATACAAATAACTAGAGTTTTCTTTGCGGATGTAAGCTCTTTCCAAATAATGATTGGTTTGGGAATACAATAAAAAATCTTTCATTAAATCACTGATGGCAACATCAGTTTCACTTTGTTTGTTCGTTGCGATGAAAAACAAAGAAGTGGAATTTCCTTCTTGTTTCTCAAAATGGAACTCGTTTGACCAATGTCCTTTTTTTCCAAAACCAGATTCAGGTGTTGGATTTTCTCCAACCAAATTCGGAATAAAATCAGAAGTTTCCCAAGGTATTTGTTTCCCTAAAAAATTTTCCTTTGCAAGGAAAGAACGCCAGTGTTTCGAAAGACCTCGTACTTGGAGTTTTGGTAATTCTAGATCTTCTCGAATGAAACCACGAAGGGTTAAAAATCCAAGAAATCCCATCTGAACTTGCGGAATGGATTGGAAATCCCAAATTTCTTCTTCTTTGAAAGGAGATAAAAACAAGGAATCCATAGCATAAAAATCTTGGTGTTGGTAAGGGTAAAATACCCCTGATTGGGAAGAAAAGACTGATCCATCTAAACGATTCACATAAAAAGTATCGACGGACTTTGGAAAAGAGAAGAGTAAATTCCGCCCCTTCATCGAGGCGGAACTCATTACTTAGAAAACGAGAAATTAATCTCCTGCGTAAAGGGCAGTGATTTTGTCTTTGTATTTCTCTGTGATCAAGTGGCGTTTCATTTTGAACAGGTTTGTCAATTCATCACCCACTTCAAATGGTTTTGTGATGAGGATGAATGGAGTCACTTGTTCAAAGGACTTAAATCCAGTTTTGGTATTGTTCAGAGCTTTGATTTCTTTTTTGTAGAAATCGAGGACTTTTGGGTTTTCAATGAGTTTCTGTTTATCAGTTTCACCGATTCCATTTTCCTTTGCCCATGCAGTCAACTGTTCAAAATCAGGAACCACGATGGCACCCAAATTCTTTTGGTCTTGGCCAATCACCATACACTGCGAGATAAAAGGAGACTCCGTGAGTTTGTCTTCAATCGGAACTGGCTCAACGTTTTCACCACCAAGAAGAACCACTGTGTCTTTTGCACGGCCTGTAATGGTAAGGGTTTTTTTGAAATTGAACATCCCAATGTCACCTGTGTCCATCCAACCATCTTTGAGAACTTTTGCTGTGGTTTCTGGGTTTTTGTAGTAACCTTTCATCACTTGTGGTCCACGGATGTGGATGACACCACGTTTGCCATAAGATCCAGAAACCAATTTTTGGTTGGCATCAATGTGAGTGAGAACTTTACCCAAATCATCGCGGATTTGTAATTCCGTTTCAGGAGTGATCACCCCCACGGAACCTTGTACCAATCGTTTGAATGTACGAACTGAAATCACTGGAGAAGTTTCCGTCATTCCATATCCTTCCAATACGTTGATTCCAATATCATTGAAGAATGCATCGACGTGCCTTTGTAAAGCACCACCACCAGAAACAGATGCTTTTAACTCACCACCAGTTGCCTCACGGATTTTCGAAAGGACCACTAAATCGAGTAAAAAGTATGGAATCGCCAAAACGATAGCAACTGTTAGGTAATAAACACCTTTAAAAAGAGAAACAATTGGATTTCGTCCAACGTAATCAACTTGGTTTCCTTTCAAAAAACGAGTCGCTGCATTGAAGTGTTTTGAGAAAAAATATGCCAAATTGAATAAACCTCTGCGGATTGCAGGAGTTTGTTTTGGATCATTGATTCTGGTATAAATACCATTATAGATACTTTCCCAAAGTCTAGGCGCAGATGCCATAAACGTTGGTTTTGCTTTTTTCATATCATCCCGTAGATCGCGAACATTCGTATAATAGGTTGCACAACCTGCAGCAATCGCAAGGTATTCGAAAACTCGTTCAAATACGTGCCATACTGGTAGAATGGATAACATTCGTTCGTCGGCTTTGATTTCGATCATACTACCAAGAATGACTCTTGTTTGGTGGAGCATGTTACTGTGTTTTAACATAACTCCTTTAGGCATTCCTGTTGTTCCTGAAGTATAAATGATTGTGAAAAGGTCATCCGGAAGAATGGATTTCATTCTTTCTTCTGCTTTTTTGGAACCTTTGGCTCTCAGTTCTTTCCCTTTCTCAATGAGGTCATACATTTTTAAGACACCAGTTGCTGTGGATTTTTTATCCATCACAATGAGTGTTTTTGCAAATTCGAGTTGGGAACGGTTCTTTTGGAACTTTTCCAACATTTTATCATTTTCTAAGAAAACAACTTTTGCTTCACAGTGATTGAGAATATAAACAATTTCGGAATCGGTAATATCGGTTCCGCGTGGAACATCGGCAGCACCTGCCATGAGGATTCCATAATCGGAAACAATCCATTCCAATCGGTTATCGGCAAGCAATGCTACATTTTCTTTCGCATTCACACCTAAATCAATAAGAGCTTCTGCTAAGTTGATACCAAGATCATACACTTCTTTGAAGGTGACTGGTTTATAGGACTTCGATTCGTCTTTACTAACGAACGCGGGGCGGTTCCCAAATTTTTCAGCACTCTGCTGGAAGAGTTCGGGCAAATTGGCTGGCATGATTCTGACTCCTTTCTGAAAAGAAAACGGTAAAAGGTATCTTTAAGGGACTTTTTTAACGAACATGAGTCAAGACATTTTCATTCTTGCCATTGAAATCAAGGAACCTGCAAATATTTGTTTGGCATTGCACAATTATGGCAGATCAGACTTGGACCAAACATGAGAACGGATGACAAGCCCTGTTAGGTCTTCTTTTTCCAAGCCGTACTGTCGGTACACAATCTTTCCGGAGCGATCAAAAACAAGAACACATGGTATCCCTTCCACTTTGAAAAAATCTGTCATTTTCCAGTCTTTATCAAGTAAGGTGGGATAACTCATCTTCAATCGAATCATATCTTCTTTAATTTTTTCTAGCGGTTCCGTTGTGTCTGTATTGATCCCTCGAAAAACAAAATCTGACTCGGACACAGAATGTTTCCATTCATTGATCGTAGGTACTGCCTTTGCACATGGTTCACACCATGTTGCCCAAAAATCCAATACAATCACTTTGCCTTTCCAATCTGACAATGCCTCTGTGGTTCCCGTGATGGTTGGCAAAGGATCTGGATAAAAATCTACTTTTCCTGCTTCTGGTTTACAAAAAAAGAAAGTAAGGAAAACGAGAAGATAAAATCTGGAAGATATCAATTGGGAGAATACGGTTTTACTTTTTGGAATCATTGATTTATAACTACTTCTCCAACTTAGACGAATGGAATGATTACGTAAAGGGAAACTGGAAAGGAAAAGGAATTTCGATGATTCCTTCCTTCACAGAACCTTATGAATCTGGTGATGAAACCCTCGTTATGTGGAAGTTTCAAGAAAACCAAATCAAATCCGTTTTTTCTCGCGGGAAAACAAAATACCACCTCAATTGGTCAGTGGAAGGTTCCATTCTCTGTGACCGGATCAAACTATTCGCCAATGCTGAAGATTGGGAATGCGAAATCCAAGCCATGACAAAGGAACGATTCCATTTACATGTGGTTCCCAAACAAGATAAAACTAAAATTTTATTTTCTGGTGTCGTGACAAAAAAGAAAGGGTTTTTATCCTTCTTCTAAAACAGATCGAAACACAGATTCTGTGATTTTGGCAGCATTTTCCCAACGAAATTCATCTATGGAAACATTCACAGGAGTTGGATTCTGAAAGAATGAATCAATGGCTTCTGCCCAATGTTTAGCATCTTCATTGGAACTAATTGGTAAATAACATACTTCTTCTTTCCCAATTTCATGGAAGGTAGGAATATCAGATACGATACACGGAACCTTATGGAATAAAGCTTCCACCATCGGAATTCCAAATCCTTCATATTTACTCGCAAAAACAAAAAGTCCTGCTCGTTTGTACACATGTTGTAATTCTGAATCGGAAACTGAATCCAAAATAAAAATATCTTTGTAGAGTGTTCGTTCCTGGATTAACTCTTCAATGAATTCGGGAGATTCCCATCCGATTTTTCCAACAATCACCCATGGTCTGTAGTGGTGGGGATTTTTTTTTCTGTATTCTCGATATACTTCTAATAAAAAGGGGTAATTTTTCCTTGGTTCGATAGTGGAAACAGACAATAGATAACCATTCCCCAAGTCTTTCACTCGGTTTGACATGGGTGTGTCTAATAACTTTGTCATTTCCACTGGATTCACTCCAGGATAAGCAACTCCAGTTTTTTCAACTGGATAATCAAATTTTTTACACATATCATCACTTGTTTGTTTGGATATGGATAGTATAAAACTCGATCGCCTAACGGAATAACTTTGGAATAATCTTTGTTGTAATCTCGCAATCCAACGCATTGTATTTGGATATAAATACAAAACCAAATCACAATACGTGAGTACTGCCTTAAGTTCTCTTGGCAAAAAAGGTGGTAACACCTGTTGTGAACCCCAAAACAAATCCAATCGATGGGTCATTAAATAAAAAGGGATGTAGAGATTATAATACAAGCCACCTTTCCATTTTAGAAAACCTCCACCCTCTACCCACCTAACATTTTTTAATTCAAGGACAGCTTTATGATCAGGATGAATCGGCAAATGTGAAAATAGCAAAAACTCATATTTTTCTTGATTGGGAAAAGCTTTTAAGGTTTCTGCAATGAGACGTCCTACACCAGAAACTCTAGTGGATAAAGGACGTGCATCCAAACCGATTTTAAAAGTTTTCACCATCGTTCCTTCACCTTAAGTGAAAGTTGGTGGAAATCAATTTTGCTTTCCAAATATTCTACAGCTTTTCTTTTTCCGGCAACCAGCCCAAAAGATAATGTTGTTTTTTGGTTAAAGGAATAAGGTTTATCTTTTAAAGGAAAAAATGTAAAATTTTCCTCATCTAATAAAGCAATCCCACCACAGATATCCCATTCATTTTTTGGTTTTAAGGACACAATTAAATCGATAAATCCTGCGGATAATAAACCAAGTTTATAAGCAATACTTCCCATGGATCGAATTTCAAAATCTTCATGCCAAAAAGTATCATCAAAAAGTCCCTCTCGCATTTCTGAAGCCGAAACAATTAATACCGGTTTTTTGTTTTGTCCCTTTAATTCTTGTAACGGATGTAATACGGAGCCACTTTCAACAAGTAAGGTTCTAAAATTATCTTCCGTAGCGTACGGCGCTTGCAGTTTTGCAAAAAAACTATTTTTTCCTTTCGAGAAAAATTCACCTGTGGCAGGGTTAAAGATGATCCCCCAAATTGCCTCACCGTTCCGAACAAGTCCCAAACTGAGTGCAAATTGGTCATTTTTTTTGACAAATTCACGTGTACCGTCGATGGGATCTAAAATCCATACCCATTCTTTATCCAAACGAGAAACGGTATCTGCTCTTTCCTCAGACAAAAATCCATGTCCAGGGAATCGATTGGAAATTTTTTCATACAAAAATTCACTCGCATACAAATCCGCTTCGGTAACAGGATCATTACCACCTTTATCACGAATCTGAAAATCAGTTTTATAAATGCTTAAAATGGAATCCCCAACTGATAGAACCCACTTCCATACTTCCTGAAACTCTTGTTCTTCCATTCCGTCCTTTTTTCTGGACCTAATTAATTCTTTTTTTCTTCTTTATGTGCACCAGAACTTAAATCCAATCCTTCTGGTTTCTCTAATACAATTTCTTCTACAGGTGAAGTCACATATGTTTCTGGATCCACTGGGAACTGGTATTGAAAATAATAGTTCTTATACTTTACATAAAAAGTATTTGTCCCTTCTGGACGTTCCGTTTGTAGGTCTTGGAATTTTAAATCTTTTAATTCTTTTTTAGGATTTGCAAACCGTTTTGATAATGTACTGCGAACGGAACTTACCATATTGGCTTCAAAGTTTTTTTTCTTTTGTTCTTCAGTGAGTTTTGGGTTTCTTAGATGGTCCTCTAATTTGGTAAACTCTTCCGCCAAACCAGTGCTTTGTTGTGAATATAAAACTGTTACACTGCAACTCACAATTACCAATACTTTCATCAAAAACTTCATAAGTTTACCCCTGATTCCTCATGATATTATCTCTAATGGTGTATATGCCAATAAGAATTTTTTATCCAAATGGGATCCAAATCTCACTTCTACCTTTCGGTTGTCCCCAGAACCAGACAAACTCAAAATACGTCCTTCTCCGTATACTTTATGTCTAACTTTCATTCCGATTTGGAAATCACTGTCTCCTGTTTTCGCAAGAACTGATTCAAATTTTTCTTCTGATTTTTGAAACCTTTCCGCACGCGGAGCAACATCTGGCCTTCTAACACCATATCGATTTTCTGTAAATTCCCCTTCCAAAAATTCTTTTGGAATCTCCTCCAAAAATTGGGATGGTAAACGAGCATCTACTTCTCCAAATTTTCGAGTAAACCGACTAAAACTAATCTCTAAATGTTCGCGTGCTCGAGTGATCGCAACGTATGCAAGCCTTCTTTCTTCTTCGATTCCCTCTGGTGAATCAATCGAAAGAAAATGAGGAAACGTTCCCTCTTCCATACCAGCCATAAATACATGAGGGAATTCTAATCCCTTCGCATTGTGAACTGTCATAAGGATTACGTAATCTGGAAGATCTTTTGAATTTTCTTCACTTGTAATCAACGAAATATTACTTAAATATTCTTCTAAGGTTGCTTCAGAGTTAGTTTCTTCAAATTCTTTCAGTGCATTCACAAATTCATTTAAATTTGATAGTCTCGAAAACGAATCCTCAGTCGCTTCATTTTCTAAAAATTCACGATAACCAGAATGTTCTAAAACATCGTAAGCAATTTCGGAAGGAGTTTTTTTTCTTAAATCTTCCATTGCTGATTCAAACATACGATACAACGAATGTAATTTTTGTGAGGTTCCTTTTTTGATTTCAGGAATTGGTTGGCCTAAACACTCAAATAAAGATAATCCTTCTTTTACAGAATGGGTCAGAAGCCGATTGACGGTAGTATCTCCAATTCCTCTGGGAGGAGAGTTGATGATACGAAGTAAAGATGTTGAATCCACTGGATTCACTACAACTGACAAATAGGCAATTAGATCTTTTACTTCTTTTCTGTCAAAAAAACGAAACC contains the following coding sequences:
- a CDS encoding AMP-dependent synthetase/ligase — its product is MPANLPELFQQSAEKFGNRPAFVSKDESKSYKPVTFKEVYDLGINLAEALIDLGVNAKENVALLADNRLEWIVSDYGILMAGAADVPRGTDITDSEIVYILNHCEAKVVFLENDKMLEKFQKNRSQLEFAKTLIVMDKKSTATGVLKMYDLIEKGKELRAKGSKKAEERMKSILPDDLFTIIYTSGTTGMPKGVMLKHSNMLHQTRVILGSMIEIKADERMLSILPVWHVFERVFEYLAIAAGCATYYTNVRDLRDDMKKAKPTFMASAPRLWESIYNGIYTRINDPKQTPAIRRGLFNLAYFFSKHFNAATRFLKGNQVDYVGRNPIVSLFKGVYYLTVAIVLAIPYFLLDLVVLSKIREATGGELKASVSGGGALQRHVDAFFNDIGINVLEGYGMTETSPVISVRTFKRLVQGSVGVITPETELQIRDDLGKVLTHIDANQKLVSGSYGKRGVIHIRGPQVMKGYYKNPETTAKVLKDGWMDTGDIGMFNFKKTLTITGRAKDTVVLLGGENVEPVPIEDKLTESPFISQCMVIGQDQKNLGAIVVPDFEQLTAWAKENGIGETDKQKLIENPKVLDFYKKEIKALNNTKTGFKSFEQVTPFILITKPFEVGDELTNLFKMKRHLITEKYKDKITALYAGD
- the rfaE1 gene encoding D-glycero-beta-D-manno-heptose-7-phosphate kinase codes for the protein MLKIKKSLLHQTFAKLSQIKVLVIGDLILDEYLIGSVERISPEAPVPVVWVRSEKQTLGGSGNVVQNLSSIGVRGIVFGRIGEDKAGENLESILLSNSVAKEDLALLKSKQIPTILKTRIIASHQQVCRVDREEIVPLTNEEEKQILERLKDKIKEASAVILSDYDKGYLTPSLIQSVISLCNAENKIVTVDPQVSHFFLYKNIHIMTPNHHEAGKALGKKLSSDSEIELACREISERITPDAMMITRGEKGMSIYERTSNRFYHIPTVAKEVFDVTGAGDTVITTYTAFVASGMSIGEAALVSNVSAGIVVGKLGAATVTQSEIEEALRTLGYLEESK
- a CDS encoding LIC11625 family surface-exposed protein, with the protein product MKFLMKVLVIVSCSVTVLYSQQSTGLAEEFTKLEDHLRNPKLTEEQKKKNFEANMVSSVRSTLSKRFANPKKELKDLKFQDLQTERPEGTNTFYVKYKNYYFQYQFPVDPETYVTSPVEEIVLEKPEGLDLSSGAHKEEKKN
- a CDS encoding glycosyltransferase family 4 protein; translation: MVKTFKIGLDARPLSTRVSGVGRLIAETLKAFPNQEKYEFLLFSHLPIHPDHKAVLELKNVRWVEGGGFLKWKGGLYYNLYIPFYLMTHRLDLFWGSQQVLPPFLPRELKAVLTYCDLVLYLYPNTMRWIARLQQRLFQSYSVRRSSFILSISKQTSDDMCKKFDYPVEKTGVAYPGVNPVEMTKLLDTPMSNRVKDLGNGYLLSVSTIEPRKNYPFLLEVYREYRKKNPHHYRPWVIVGKIGWESPEFIEELIQERTLYKDIFILDSVSDSELQHVYKRAGLFVFASKYEGFGIPMVEALFHKVPCIVSDIPTFHEIGKEEVCYLPISSNEDAKHWAEAIDSFFQNPTPVNVSIDEFRWENAAKITESVFRSVLEEG
- a CDS encoding LON peptidase substrate-binding domain-containing protein, whose product is MFLPLHIFEPRYRKLLDFCLENGGEMGMAPYPKGYLGNGLPPIPEVVGFGHIIQKESLPDGRSNIILEGLGTAEIISLTSTEPFYIAQVSKREHQRNKNVSEELKEKIEELLVLTKRILLAEGAEEDLILKMNQILVHPFPVDFIASLIYFDFKTKQTILETTNLDTKANLLKQVLMGLNLGE
- a CDS encoding 3'(2'),5'-bisphosphate nucleotidase CysQ; its protein translation is MEEQEFQEVWKWVLSVGDSILSIYKTDFQIRDKGGNDPVTEADLYASEFLYEKISNRFPGHGFLSEERADTVSRLDKEWVWILDPIDGTREFVKKNDQFALSLGLVRNGEAIWGIIFNPATGEFFSKGKNSFFAKLQAPYATEDNFRTLLVESGSVLHPLQELKGQNKKPVLIVSASEMREGLFDDTFWHEDFEIRSMGSIAYKLGLLSAGFIDLIVSLKPKNEWDICGGIALLDEENFTFFPLKDKPYSFNQKTTLSFGLVAGKRKAVEYLESKIDFHQLSLKVKERW
- a CDS encoding TlpA family protein disulfide reductase, with product MIPKSKTVFSQLISSRFYLLVFLTFFFCKPEAGKVDFYPDPLPTITGTTEALSDWKGKVIVLDFWATWCEPCAKAVPTINEWKHSVSESDFVFRGINTDTTEPLEKIKEDMIRLKMSYPTLLDKDWKMTDFFKVEGIPCVLVFDRSGKIVYRQYGLEKEDLTGLVIRSHVWSKSDLP
- a CDS encoding LIC11631 family protein → MKGRNLLFSFPKSVDTFYVNRLDGSVFSSQSGVFYPYQHQDFYAMDSLFLSPFKEEEIWDFQSIPQVQMGFLGFLTLRGFIREDLELPKLQVRGLSKHWRSFLAKENFLGKQIPWETSDFIPNLVGENPTPESGFGKKGHWSNEFHFEKQEGNSTSLFFIATNKQSETDVAISDLMKDFLLYSQTNHYLERAYIRKENSSYLYLNAKETNPRVFYRENISEFPSFLFLVAELKNKTVILPN